From a region of the Lentilactobacillus curieae genome:
- a CDS encoding competence protein CoiA, with product MLKALKRNELILASEAEIDGDYTCPQCGKPVALRNGEYRQPYFAHVRNPSQLNLQAESKEHKLGKQALVKDIVDLGMTPRMEVVLANGEQRADVMVVDKNKVLEYQCSQLSLTQCQKRTSEYHELGYGVWWILGDRYLHQRLTFATIQKFARFAANCGFYLVFYSATRLEYVAWTQIEEANGTYTYRIFNRKTLGAILKVIKLTQQLAPTAYQRRQEVMHETNRIFCGVNLKSNRYLEMVNLCYLNRRVLNGIPLICHSPERRFLPIFKNGGVEFRLRLILKIFLNEAETVNDSTLTKIYHVVLDQVLNPLVQVKGVEQFYLLEFRKLISSLRAAGHIKYTVDGIKIISSPRWFLDYDHKRIAVGRI from the coding sequence ATGCTCAAAGCTTTGAAAAGAAACGAATTAATTTTGGCTAGTGAGGCCGAAATTGATGGCGATTATACCTGTCCCCAATGTGGCAAGCCTGTTGCCCTTCGAAATGGTGAATACAGGCAGCCATATTTTGCTCACGTTAGAAATCCGTCCCAGTTGAATTTGCAAGCAGAGAGCAAAGAACATAAGTTGGGGAAACAGGCATTAGTGAAGGACATTGTTGATCTGGGGATGACTCCCCGCATGGAGGTTGTGTTGGCAAATGGAGAACAACGTGCAGATGTGATGGTCGTTGACAAAAACAAGGTACTTGAATACCAATGCAGTCAGTTATCATTAACCCAGTGTCAAAAGCGAACTAGTGAATATCACGAGTTAGGGTACGGCGTGTGGTGGATTCTAGGTGACCGATATTTACATCAGCGATTAACCTTTGCCACGATCCAAAAATTTGCTCGGTTTGCAGCAAATTGCGGTTTCTACTTAGTTTTTTATTCAGCGACTCGGTTGGAATACGTTGCCTGGACTCAAATCGAAGAGGCTAACGGCACTTATACTTACAGGATATTCAATCGAAAGACTTTGGGGGCGATTTTAAAAGTAATCAAACTCACTCAACAGCTGGCCCCAACAGCATATCAACGAAGGCAAGAGGTCATGCACGAAACTAACCGAATTTTTTGTGGAGTTAATTTAAAAAGCAATCGTTACTTAGAAATGGTTAACCTCTGTTATTTAAACCGAAGAGTTTTAAATGGGATTCCATTGATTTGCCACTCTCCTGAGAGAAGATTTTTACCAATTTTTAAAAACGGTGGGGTTGAATTTCGGCTCAGATTAATTTTGAAAATTTTTTTAAATGAGGCAGAAACAGTAAATGATTCAACCCTAACGAAAATTTATCACGTAGTTCTTGATCAAGTCTTAAACCCGCTGGTCCAGGTCAAGGGCGTTGAGCAATTTTACTTACTCGAGTTTAGAAAATTGATTTCATCACTCAGAGCGGCGGGGCACATCAAGTATACTGTTGATGGTATTAAAATTATAAGCTCACCCCGGTGGTTTTTAGATTATGATCACAAAAGAATTGCTGTTGGGCGAATTTAG
- a CDS encoding adaptor protein MecA: MEMERINENTIRVLIGTDDLDKRGITVLDLLGNHKQIESFFYSILEEVDKDHQFQNNDAVTFQVLPNQNGLELFISKDVDFGKDDLVLGPNDDNKKDSVSKFIDDQHDTAKQSKSDKSEADEFGHQKRTVIFEFDSLEEFIALAKALRLENGTSDLYMYKGHYYLKLQLFSSDPVDIVVADEIAIAYEYGNKTSITEDVLTEYGDLVMENSALELSRHYFK; this comes from the coding sequence ATGGAAATGGAACGGATTAACGAGAACACGATTCGGGTGCTAATTGGTACTGATGATTTAGACAAGCGTGGAATTACTGTGCTTGATTTACTAGGTAATCACAAGCAAATCGAAAGTTTTTTCTATAGTATTCTCGAAGAAGTTGATAAGGATCACCAATTTCAAAACAACGACGCCGTAACTTTCCAGGTATTGCCTAATCAGAATGGTTTGGAACTGTTTATTAGCAAGGATGTTGATTTTGGTAAGGACGATTTAGTTCTGGGACCAAATGATGATAATAAAAAAGACAGCGTGTCAAAGTTTATTGATGATCAGCATGACACCGCTAAACAAAGCAAGTCTGACAAGAGTGAGGCTGACGAGTTTGGCCATCAAAAACGAACTGTGATCTTTGAATTTGACAGCCTTGAAGAGTTTATTGCCTTGGCTAAGGCACTTCGCCTTGAGAATGGTACTTCTGATTTATACATGTATAAAGGGCATTACTACTTGAAGTTACAATTATTCAGCAGTGATCCTGTTGATATAGTTGTTGCCGATGAAATTGCAATTGCTTATGAGTATGGAAATAAGACAAGCATCACCGAAGACGTACTCACCGAATATGGTGATTTAGTGATGGAAAATAGCGCGTTAGAATTAAGTCGCCATTACTTTAAGTAA
- the spx gene encoding transcriptional regulator Spx, giving the protein MTVEFLSTPSCTSCRKAKAWLKENEVAYKERNIFADPLTKAELKKILMLSEEGTEALISTRSFAFQEFRDKIETMTLDELLSLLSSHPEMIRRPIMLDERRLQIGFNDDEIRRFLPRHIRKTDLARMISNAQ; this is encoded by the coding sequence TTCTTATCAACACCAAGTTGCACTTCATGCCGTAAGGCAAAAGCATGGCTTAAGGAAAACGAGGTTGCTTACAAAGAAAGAAATATTTTTGCGGATCCACTAACTAAGGCAGAATTAAAGAAAATTCTTATGCTTTCTGAGGAGGGCACAGAAGCGTTGATTTCAACTCGTTCATTTGCTTTTCAAGAATTTCGCGACAAAATTGAAACAATGACTTTAGATGAATTACTTTCGTTACTCTCATCACACCCTGAAATGATTCGTCGACCAATCATGTTAGATGAACGACGGCTACAAATTGGCTTTAACGATGATGAAATCAGAAGATTCCTACCTCGCCATATCCGTAAGACAGATTTAGCAAGAATGATTTCCAACGCACAGTAA